The sequence CGTTCCCCCCTGGGCCGGACTGACCGCCGCCGTCCCGACTACCCAGAAACATGAAGTTTAAAACCACAATTTCCGTGGTGTAATGGGTCTGCCCATCTCTTTCCCAGGGCCGGGTCTGCAACCGCCCTTCTATATAAACCTGTTTGCCTTTGGATAGGTATTTTTCACAGATTTCAGCCTGTTTGCCGAATACCACAACCCTGTGCCATTCTGTTTTTTCCTGGCGCTCTCCTGTGTTTTTGTCCGTCCATTGCTCACTGGTCGCCAAGGTAAAATTCACCATAGCCAGACCCTGTTGCGTATACCTGATTTCAGGATCTCTTCCTAAATTACCGATAAGCATGACTTTATTTAAACCTGCCATATTCAACTCTCCTTTTTATCTAATTAGTAATCCAGGGAAGACACTTCCAATGCATGCTTCTGGATAAAATTACGCCGGGGCTCCACCTCTTCACCCATGAGTAGGGTAAATATCTCGTCAGCTTTTTCTGCATCTTCAATATCCACCTTGAGCATAATCCTTTTTTCCGGATTCATGGTTGTTTCCCACAGCTGATCCGCGTTCATTTCACCTAGACCTTTGTACCGCTGTATATTGATGCCCTTTTTGGCTTCGGCCATGAGGAATTCATAAAGGCCGTTTAAATCATCAAGGGTAGTTACGGTTTTTGCGTCTGCGGCCCTTGAGGAGATGGAAAAGGGTGGCTGGTTCAACTCTTTTATTTTTTCATAGGCCTGGCGCATTTTCTGATAGTCGTTGGTACCAAGAATGTCTCTTCCCACACGCAGCAGCTTTGTCTGCCCTGTGTTGTCCAGGATATCCATTTCATAAATGTTGCGTTCCTCATCAAATTCAATCTGCTGGGGGGCGTATCCTTTATCTTGAAGCATCCCGGACAAGGCTTCCAGGTTGGTTTTTTCTTCCAGGAAGCGCTTTGAACTAACCCCTTCCTCGATCAGGGCAAACAAAAGATCGGTATCATAATCGCGTTTATGAAGCTGGTTCATGTTGTTGTAGTAATCTGTCATGTTTTGCAGGAATGCATAGAATTCATCCTCGGTCAGAGGTGTATCCTGGCTGTTGAGGACGATCTGTTTCTGGGATGCAATTCTGCGGATCAGGTAGTCGGCGTATTCATTTTCATTTTTTAGGTATACGCCGTTTTTTCTTGATCCCACCCTGAAAAGCGGGGGTTGGGCAATATATAGATAGCCGTTTGATATCAAATCCGGCATCTGGCGGTAAAAAAAGGTGAGCAGCAGGGTCCGGATGTGCGAGCCGTCCACGTCCGCATCGGTCATGATCACCACTTTATGATAGCGGATTTTTTCTATGTTATACTCTTCCCTGCCCGCGCCTGTACCTAACACCGTAATGATGTTTTTTATCTCGTCACTTCGAAGAATTTTATCGAACCGCGCTTTTTCCACATTGAGAATTTTACCTTTTAATGGAAGGATGGCCTGAAAGCGACGGTCCCGACCCTGTTTGGCAGACCCGCCTGCAGAATCGCCCTCCACGAGGAACAGTTCACGCTCTGCAGGGTCGGCAAACTGGCATTCGGCAAGCTTGCCCGGCAGTGTGGAATCAAGCAGTGTCCCTTTTTTACGGGCAAGTTCCCTGGCTCGTTTGGCTGCATCCCTGGCCCGTGCCGCATCCACGCCCTTGGCGATGATTTTTTTGGCTACATTCGGATTTTCTTCCAGGAACTGGGCCAGTTTTTCGTTGAGCAGGGATTCAACAATGCCTTTGACCTCATTGTTCCCCAGTTTTGTCTTGGTCTGGCCTTCAAACTGGGGCTCCATGAGTTTGACCGAGATGATGACGGCCAACCCCTCTCTCATATCATCGCCGCCGATTTTGATGTTCTGCATGTTTTTGGGCAGATTGCTGTTGCCTGAAATATAGGCATTCACCGTACGGGTCAGGGCCCCTTTAAACCCGGATACATGGAATCCGCCTTCAATAGTTCTGATGTTGTTGGCAAACGAGTACAGTTTTTCCTTGAAGGTATCATTGTACTGAATGGCCACCTCTATCTGAACATCGTTTTTATCCCCTTCAATATGAATGGGATCGTGCAGTGGGGTAGACGCCCGGTTCAGGTATTCCACAAAGGAGATAATCCCCCCTTCATAATGAAAATCATCTTTCTGGGCGGATCGTTCGTCCTCAATGACAATTTTGATCCCTTTGTTCAAAAATGCAAGTTCCCGCATACGCCGGCATAGTGTGTCGTAGCTGAACTCATTTTGATTCATAATGGTGAAATCCGGGATGAACGTAATTCTGGTTCCCTTTTTTTCCGTATCACCAAGGACTTGCAGTTCAGTGAGTTTGTGACCTTTGGAATAGGTTTGATTGTAGATTTTACCGTTCTTGAACACCTCCATGGTCAGGTGTTCGGACAGGGCATTGACAACGGAGATACCCACCCCATGCAGGCCGCCGGAAACTTTATATGCATCCTTATCGAATTTGCCGCCGGCATGCAGTTTGGTCATGACCACCTCGCAGGCCGGTATCTGTTCGGTTTCGTGCATTTCAACGGGGATACCCCGGCCGTTGTCTTCCACACTTACCGACATATCCTCGTGGATGGTGACAAGAACCGTATCGCAATATCCTGCCATGGCCTCATCAATGCAATTGTCCACCACCTCATATACGAGATGGTGAAGGCCTTCAAGGTCCACGTTGCCGATATACATGGACGGTCTTTTCCGAACAGCTTCAAGGCCTTCTAAAACTTTGATGGCGCCTGCGCCGTAATCTTTACTTCCTTGATTTTTATTCATGATAGATGGATGGCCATTATTACGCAGATAAGGTTATTGTTTTTCATGCTTTTAACGATGCAGGGGCTTTTGCTGTCTTTTATGTTCAATGTCACAATTTCGTCGTCGAACAGATTTAGGGCGTCCTTGAAGTATCTGGGATTAAAAGCGCTTTTAATTTCTTCGCCTGAGAAACCAAGCATAAGTTGTTCTTTTGATTCGCCGATCTCAGGGTTGGTAATGGTAACGGTCAGGTTATTATCCGTGAAGTTGAATACAACGCTTTTATAGTCTTCCGAGGTAAGGATGGATACCCGTTTCATCAGTGTCAGAAACATTTCCCGGTCAATTTCAACGGGGATCATGTCCTCCAGGTTTATGACAAGCTTGTAGTCCGGATAGTCGCCTTCAAGCAGTTTGATCATGATGGATTCGTTGGCCCGCTGGAACACAAAATGATTTTTCTTGACGCCCACCTTGATGGGTTCTATATCGGAATCAATGAATTTTCCAAGTTCGGTCAGCCCTTTTTTGGGGATGATTATCCGGGACTCCCCTAAATCAAGATTTCCTTGAAACGGCACATCAAAACAGTGAAGCCGCCGTGAATCCGTTGAAACGATCCGAAGCATTTCTGCGCCGTCAACCTCGGCCTTTTCAATCAAAGCGCCCAGGACATAGGTCCTTTTTTCCTCGTTCTGGTATCCAATCACCGAAGAGACGGCGACCATCTGTTTCAGGTCTTTGGCTGCAACCTCTATGAAATTGACGTTTTCAATCACAGGGGTTTCCGGAAAATTTTCATAGTCCGAAGAGACAATGTGATAAACACTGTCCCCGGATCCTATTTCAACCCACCGGTTTTCAACTTCATTAATGCAGATATTTTCATTGGGGTATTCCCTGATAATTTCAAAGAATTTTTTTGAATTGATAGACAAAATGCCCGGCGTTTCAACCTGTGCCTCATAGGTGCCGGTGAAAACCGTTTCAAGGTCATTGGCCGTGATGGTGATTTTTGACTCCGCTGCCTTGATCAAGAGATCAGAGGTGATTTTTAAATTTGTTTTTCTGCCGGTGATACCCTGAACTTTTGCCAGAACTTCCAGGATATCCTTTTTGTTGAAGGAAAATTTCATTTAGAATCCTTTTTTTGTCATCTGTTAAACCAGATAAGTCTATAATAAACTGTCTGATTTATCAAGAGAAATGGCAGAGGCGTTACGCCTTGAGAGGCCGTATTATAGACCTGTTCCGGGCGGAGGGCCAGATAAAAATCCGTGCCCGACCGAAAACCGTAAATTTTGTAAACTACTTCGTTGATCGCAAATTTTAATCCTCTAAATACTTCATGTATTACTCCAATTAAAATTTGCCCCCGCCTTGTAATCGACAAAATTTTCAGGTTTTCGTTCAGGCACTAATTCAGGATTCTGTGGCAAAAAAGGTCTGGACGGATTTGGGGGTTGAACAGGTTTCGTTAAGCCATCTGGCTTTATCTTTGATGGGGCCGTCCTTCATCAATCGTGCCTGTTCCGGACATGCCTTGATACAGGCGCAGCACAGAATACAGTCTGCGGCAATAGTGGCAAATCCTTTTTCGGCATCGATGGCCTCTGTCGGACACGCCGCAGCACAAATCCCGCAGTTGGTACATAAATCCGTTACCTTGATGAAGTCCGGGGCTCCTTTGCCCATGCCCTCCTTGTACGGAAAATTGCCCGGTACCTCCAAAGTCGAAAGTTTTTTTAAATCCTTGGTCTTTTTCAGCAGATACCCGGACTTTTTCCCAAAGTCTTCGGCTTGTTTCAGATCGTTCTCATCCGGCCGGTTCAGGGCAACGGGAATATCCGTGCTTGCAAAAGAGTGTTCGCCAATAAAGGCCCCCCCGGCAACAGGCGTAAATCCGCATGCTGCCGCAACATCCTTAAGTTCCAGCAACGCATCCTCATATTCTCTGTTACCGTATACCACGGTGAGTATGGCCGGGGTATTGGACGCCGTCAGTTTTTTGAAAAAATCAGCGGCATCTGCAGGTAAGCGTCCGGCATATACAGGAGCCCCCAAGAGTACGATGTCATTGTCGTCAAGGGGTGCAAGCATGGTATCCCGAAGTTTAGGGGAGGTGACGTTGACGGCGGTTATTTCGGAACCACTTATTTCCATACTTTGGGCAAGACCCTGGGTGACGGCTCTAAGAACGGTTTCAGTTGTTTTGGTGGGGCTGAAATATATAAGGGTGATCTTTTTCATATCTAAAATCTCCATATCTTGTGTTCTATCGTATCCTGGTATTCTCCACAAAAGGCAAGACAGCTGCTTTCAATGCCGCCATATCATCGGCGTTTAGAAAATGATTATCCTCAGCGGCAAAATCCGGATCCAGCATATCAACGTTTCGGGAACAGGGCTGGAGTACATAGGATGCAGCCCCGCGGATCATCCTGCCGATATTGTCCATGATAGCCGGCGTGACAAAGGGCTTTGTACAGGTTGTTCTAAATTCATAGGCAGGTGCTTTTTCCATGATAAGGGCAATACTTTCCACAACCCGATCCAGGAGTCCTGGGTTTTTCATTACCATGGGATAGTGGTCGGTATCTGTTTTAATGTCCATGGCCAGATAATCCACAAGACCCTGGGAAAAAAGTGTTTCCAGGACCCTGGGGGCCGTGCCGTTGGTGTCCAGCTTGATTTTGTATCCCATTTGCCGGACCGTTTGGATAAAATTAATCAGATCCGCTTGAAGGGTGGGCTCTCCGCCGGTAACGACAACCCCCTCAATCATGCCTTTGCGTTTATCCAGAAATTTCAGAATTTCTTTTTGATCCGGGCTGTCGGGCCGGCTCGGGGTTCCGTGATTTGAACCCGCACCAACGTCACTGCCGCCCCCTTCGGGAGCGGCAGTGACGGAAACAAGGCCGGGATTATGGCAATAGGGGCAGGTGAAGTTACACCCCCGGGTGAACACCACACAGGCGATGGTGCCCGGAAAATCAATCAGGGAGTTTTTTTGAAATCCGCCAATATACATGAGATAATGGTTTTCAAACGGTTATGATGCAATCTTTGCCACCACCTTCTGGGGCGTATAGGTCTTGCGCATGTTAAATTCCGTCTGTTTGCCGTTGTTCCACTGGCTCACCGGCCGCAGATAGCCCACCACCCTGGAGTATATTTCCGTATCGCTATTGCAGGTCTCGCATTTGGCATGTTCCCCTGCGATATACCCGTGGGTGGGACAGACACTGAAAGTGGGCGTCAGGGTAAAATAGGGCAGGCGGAAGCTGTTGGACACCTTGGACACCATGTGTTTAACCGCGTCAATGTCTGATACTTCCTCGCCCAAGAACAGGTGCTGGACCGTACCGCCGGTGTATTTGGTCTGCAGTTCGTCCTGCAGTTCCAGCGCCTCAAACAGGTCGTCGGTGTAGTTTACCGGCAGGTGGGTGGAGTTGGTGTAAAAGGGATCTGAGCCATTTTTGTACTCTTCTTCATTGGCGCACAAAATGCGTTTGAATTTCTTTTTATCCAGTTTGGCGAACCGGTAAGTGGTGCCTTCGGCAGGAGTTGCTTCCAAGTTGAATATTTCACCTGTGCTTTCCTGCAGGTTTTCAATCTTTTTGCGAATATGATCCATAGCCTTGACGGCAAAGGCCTGCCCACGGGGGGTGGCAATGCCGCTGTCCTCACCCAGGAAGTTCAGGCATGCTTCATTCATACCCAGAACGCCGATGGTGGAAAAATGGTTGCGCCAGTAAACGCCGGTGTTCTCCTTGATTTTTCTCAAATAGAATTTTGAATAGGGATACAGGTCGTTTTCGGTGAACTTTTCAAGGATTTTACGCTTGATGCCCAATGATTCGGCACTTAGATCAATTAGTTTATCCATACGTTCAAAAAAATCATCCTCATCCAGGGCAAGGCGCCCGATTCTGGGCAGGTTCAAGGTGACAACCCCGATGGAACCGGTCAGAGGGTTTGCGCCGAAAAGCCCGCCGCCGCGCTTGCGCAGCTCTCGGTTGTCGAGCCTGAGTCGGCAGCACATGGAACGTGCATCCTCGGGATCCATGTCGGAATTAACAAAGTTGGAAAAATAGGGAATGCCGTACTTGCCCGTCATTTTCCAGATATTTTCCAGTTTGGGATTTGCCCAGTTAAAATCCGCCGTAATGTTATAGGTAGGGATGGGGAACGTGAATACCCTGCCCTTGGCATCGCCTTCCATCATTATTTCTGCAAAGGCGGAATTGATCGTGTCCATCTCATTTTGAAATGCGGAATAGGTATCAGTCTGGTATTTTCCGCCAATGATGACAGGGGAGTCCTTGAGCATAGCCGGGACGTTCAGGTCCATGGTAATATTGGTAAAAGGTGTCTGAAAGCCCACTCTTGTTGGGATATTGATGTTAAAAACAAATTCCTGCAACGCCTGTTTGACCTCTTTATATTCAAGGTTGTCATACCTGACAAACGGCGCCAGCAAGGTATCAAAATTGGACATGGCCTGGGCGCCCGCCGCTTCCCCCTGCAAGGTATAGAAAAAGTTGACGATCTGACCCAGGGCGCTTCTGAAATGTTTGGGCGGAGAGGATTCCACCTTCCCG is a genomic window of uncultured Desulfobacter sp. containing:
- a CDS encoding anaerobic ribonucleoside-triphosphate reductase activating protein; this translates as MYIGGFQKNSLIDFPGTIACVVFTRGCNFTCPYCHNPGLVSVTAAPEGGGSDVGAGSNHGTPSRPDSPDQKEILKFLDKRKGMIEGVVVTGGEPTLQADLINFIQTVRQMGYKIKLDTNGTAPRVLETLFSQGLVDYLAMDIKTDTDHYPMVMKNPGLLDRVVESIALIMEKAPAYEFRTTCTKPFVTPAIMDNIGRMIRGAASYVLQPCSRNVDMLDPDFAAEDNHFLNADDMAALKAAVLPFVENTRIR
- the gyrB gene encoding DNA topoisomerase (ATP-hydrolyzing) subunit B, translating into MNKNQGSKDYGAGAIKVLEGLEAVRKRPSMYIGNVDLEGLHHLVYEVVDNCIDEAMAGYCDTVLVTIHEDMSVSVEDNGRGIPVEMHETEQIPACEVVMTKLHAGGKFDKDAYKVSGGLHGVGISVVNALSEHLTMEVFKNGKIYNQTYSKGHKLTELQVLGDTEKKGTRITFIPDFTIMNQNEFSYDTLCRRMRELAFLNKGIKIVIEDERSAQKDDFHYEGGIISFVEYLNRASTPLHDPIHIEGDKNDVQIEVAIQYNDTFKEKLYSFANNIRTIEGGFHVSGFKGALTRTVNAYISGNSNLPKNMQNIKIGGDDMREGLAVIISVKLMEPQFEGQTKTKLGNNEVKGIVESLLNEKLAQFLEENPNVAKKIIAKGVDAARARDAAKRARELARKKGTLLDSTLPGKLAECQFADPAERELFLVEGDSAGGSAKQGRDRRFQAILPLKGKILNVEKARFDKILRSDEIKNIITVLGTGAGREEYNIEKIRYHKVVIMTDADVDGSHIRTLLLTFFYRQMPDLISNGYLYIAQPPLFRVGSRKNGVYLKNENEYADYLIRRIASQKQIVLNSQDTPLTEDEFYAFLQNMTDYYNNMNQLHKRDYDTDLLFALIEEGVSSKRFLEEKTNLEALSGMLQDKGYAPQQIEFDEERNIYEMDILDNTGQTKLLRVGRDILGTNDYQKMRQAYEKIKELNQPPFSISSRAADAKTVTTLDDLNGLYEFLMAEAKKGINIQRYKGLGEMNADQLWETTMNPEKRIMLKVDIEDAEKADEIFTLLMGEEVEPRRNFIQKHALEVSSLDY
- the ssb gene encoding single-stranded DNA-binding protein, producing the protein MAGLNKVMLIGNLGRDPEIRYTQQGLAMVNFTLATSEQWTDKNTGERQEKTEWHRVVVFGKQAEICEKYLSKGKQVYIEGRLQTRPWERDGQTHYTTEIVVLNFMFLGSRDGGGQSGPGGNDYQRGGYQNQPNSGGGGGGGYTPNRPAPNSDNYQGPAEPGMPDGHGPSIPDDDIPF
- a CDS encoding ribonucleoside triphosphate reductase produces the protein MFEQIKKRDGRVAAFDSSKITNALIKAGAATKEFNGRDAKKMTMRVLTLARDLQLGPIPEVEEIQDIVERVLLDSPFYKTAKAYIIYREQHNQIRKIAINENVGLMESYISRMDWKVRENSNMSYSLQGLNNYISSDITAEYWLNKIYPPSIRDAHYSGDIHIHDLSLLSVYCVGWDLQDLLLEGFKGVAGKVESSPPKHFRSALGQIVNFFYTLQGEAAGAQAMSNFDTLLAPFVRYDNLEYKEVKQALQEFVFNINIPTRVGFQTPFTNITMDLNVPAMLKDSPVIIGGKYQTDTYSAFQNEMDTINSAFAEIMMEGDAKGRVFTFPIPTYNITADFNWANPKLENIWKMTGKYGIPYFSNFVNSDMDPEDARSMCCRLRLDNRELRKRGGGLFGANPLTGSIGVVTLNLPRIGRLALDEDDFFERMDKLIDLSAESLGIKRKILEKFTENDLYPYSKFYLRKIKENTGVYWRNHFSTIGVLGMNEACLNFLGEDSGIATPRGQAFAVKAMDHIRKKIENLQESTGEIFNLEATPAEGTTYRFAKLDKKKFKRILCANEEEYKNGSDPFYTNSTHLPVNYTDDLFEALELQDELQTKYTGGTVQHLFLGEEVSDIDAVKHMVSKVSNSFRLPYFTLTPTFSVCPTHGYIAGEHAKCETCNSDTEIYSRVVGYLRPVSQWNNGKQTEFNMRKTYTPQKVVAKIAS
- the dnaN gene encoding DNA polymerase III subunit beta, yielding MKFSFNKKDILEVLAKVQGITGRKTNLKITSDLLIKAAESKITITANDLETVFTGTYEAQVETPGILSINSKKFFEIIREYPNENICINEVENRWVEIGSGDSVYHIVSSDYENFPETPVIENVNFIEVAAKDLKQMVAVSSVIGYQNEEKRTYVLGALIEKAEVDGAEMLRIVSTDSRRLHCFDVPFQGNLDLGESRIIIPKKGLTELGKFIDSDIEPIKVGVKKNHFVFQRANESIMIKLLEGDYPDYKLVINLEDMIPVEIDREMFLTLMKRVSILTSEDYKSVVFNFTDNNLTVTITNPEIGESKEQLMLGFSGEEIKSAFNPRYFKDALNLFDDEIVTLNIKDSKSPCIVKSMKNNNLICVIMAIHLS
- a CDS encoding EFR1 family ferrodoxin (N-terminal region resembles flavodoxins. C-terminal ferrodoxin region binds two 4Fe-4S clusters.), with amino-acid sequence MKKITLIYFSPTKTTETVLRAVTQGLAQSMEISGSEITAVNVTSPKLRDTMLAPLDDNDIVLLGAPVYAGRLPADAADFFKKLTASNTPAILTVVYGNREYEDALLELKDVAAACGFTPVAGGAFIGEHSFASTDIPVALNRPDENDLKQAEDFGKKSGYLLKKTKDLKKLSTLEVPGNFPYKEGMGKGAPDFIKVTDLCTNCGICAAACPTEAIDAEKGFATIAADCILCCACIKACPEQARLMKDGPIKDKARWLNETCSTPKSVQTFFATES